In the genome of Myxococcales bacterium, one region contains:
- a CDS encoding retropepsin-like domain-containing protein, which yields MDSREDLNPPEDTDRSRSRFHLGPVLLVLALPPVLLALSTFTGFGLEQNLPSQSAVAGAFCAVILPALGLASIFGASSSAHGLALSIWSVALMLAFPQYISERRESATRIGLEYLSSSLDASMQQKVVATGLGWLRLYGSEPERIVRAERRGVRERQPVGATIATTKVATEHRPTWIPYGGEGQTIVIPVHIDGPEFGQQLQFIFDTGATLTTLTRDALDALDIQLDDGAPTILLRTAAGEMEARLALVDAVWLDEEVVEWVTVAVCESCASPTTAGLLGLNVSSHFRVSIDHESEQLEFVPRRGRRNRKLDIQPWLDLSSVLRRWDDGRLELTIEVENRSRQGIRSSVLEVKCSEENFTIRLDPIPAFGSVSQVASLPRNSLCENFEIRPLAASWETDRF from the coding sequence TTGGACTCCAGAGAAGATCTCAACCCGCCTGAAGACACAGACCGATCGCGCAGCCGATTTCACCTGGGCCCGGTGCTGCTCGTGCTGGCCCTGCCGCCGGTGCTGCTGGCCCTGAGTACTTTTACCGGTTTCGGACTGGAGCAGAACTTGCCCAGTCAGTCGGCCGTCGCCGGGGCATTTTGCGCGGTGATCCTTCCGGCCCTCGGCCTCGCCAGTATTTTTGGCGCAAGTTCCTCGGCCCACGGCCTGGCACTTTCGATCTGGTCCGTAGCGCTGATGTTGGCGTTTCCCCAATACATTTCCGAACGTCGGGAATCCGCCACCCGGATCGGACTCGAGTACCTGTCGAGTTCCCTGGACGCTTCGATGCAGCAAAAAGTCGTCGCGACCGGACTCGGTTGGCTGCGCCTCTACGGCTCGGAGCCGGAACGTATTGTTCGCGCGGAGCGTCGTGGGGTAAGGGAACGCCAGCCGGTCGGAGCCACAATTGCGACAACGAAAGTCGCAACAGAGCATCGGCCGACCTGGATTCCTTACGGCGGAGAAGGTCAGACGATTGTGATTCCTGTGCACATCGATGGACCGGAATTCGGCCAGCAATTGCAGTTTATTTTCGACACGGGTGCGACGCTTACCACCCTGACTCGAGATGCTCTGGACGCCCTCGACATTCAACTCGACGACGGAGCACCCACGATTCTACTGCGCACTGCTGCAGGAGAAATGGAAGCTCGCCTCGCACTCGTCGACGCCGTCTGGCTCGACGAGGAAGTGGTCGAGTGGGTCACGGTCGCGGTCTGCGAATCCTGTGCGAGCCCGACGACGGCGGGCCTCCTCGGACTCAATGTATCGAGCCACTTCCGGGTTTCGATCGATCATGAATCCGAACAACTCGAATTCGTCCCGCGTCGCGGTAGACGCAATCGCAAACTCGACATTCAACCTTGGCTCGATTTGAGCTCCGTGCTGCGTCGCTGGGACGATGGGCGACTCGAGTTGACGATCGAGGTCGAAAATCGATCCCGCCAGGGGATCCGCAGCAGCGTGCTCGAGGTGAAGTGCTCCGAAGAGAACTTCACCATTCGACTCGATCCCATCCCGGCATTTGGTTCCGTGAGTCAAGTGGCCTCCCTGCCCAGAAACAGCCTCTGTGAGAACTTCGAAATCAGGCCATTGGCAGCAAGCTGGGAAACCGACCGGTTCTAG
- a CDS encoding transposase, producing the protein MTSGHGGPRKGAGAKRVGRGQVPHRQRSNFNRLTPAHVTLRVVKGLSNLRQRSLVMEVRKTFAQGCERGDFRLVEYSIQHNHLHMIVEVESQDALSRGMKSIAARFALAVNRVFKRTGKVIAGRYHVQLLTSPQQVRNALRYVLLNIRKHFKQRNGHAPPVKIDEASSGSQFDGWRASSESLRVKASTQEEVGVAKAASWLLSKGWRKRGLINLSAIPG; encoded by the coding sequence ATGACCTCTGGACATGGGGGACCGCGCAAAGGGGCTGGGGCCAAACGGGTTGGGCGGGGCCAGGTGCCTCATCGACAGCGATCTAATTTCAATAGACTCACTCCCGCCCATGTGACGTTGCGTGTTGTAAAGGGACTCTCGAACCTTCGGCAACGATCACTCGTGATGGAAGTGCGGAAGACCTTCGCCCAGGGGTGTGAGCGCGGCGACTTCCGGCTGGTTGAGTACTCCATCCAGCACAATCATCTTCACATGATCGTTGAGGTCGAGTCTCAGGATGCCCTCTCCCGGGGCATGAAGTCGATTGCTGCTCGGTTTGCACTGGCTGTGAATCGTGTCTTTAAGCGCACCGGGAAGGTGATTGCAGGCCGATATCACGTTCAGCTTCTCACTTCGCCCCAGCAGGTGCGCAACGCGCTTCGTTATGTACTTCTCAATATTCGAAAGCACTTCAAACAGCGAAACGGCCATGCGCCGCCGGTGAAGATCGACGAAGCCTCTTCGGGCAGCCAGTTCGACGGCTGGCGCGCAAGCTCCGAGAGCTTGCGCGTGAAGGCATCCACCCAGGAAGAAGTAGGAGTCGCCAAGGCAGCGAGCTGGCTCCTCAGCAAAGGCTGGCGCAAACGCGGCCTAATCAACCTCTCCGCAATACCTGGCTAA
- a CDS encoding chemotaxis protein CheX has product MYSIFFGDFLLEAGEIDECQLSEVLDYLADANIPVGKLAIRGGLLNKDQVDQICSAQRSQDLAFGEIAQELGLLNEKQVTQLLHEQSETFLYIGEALVQRGAITEDRASVMLDVYKQQAEAQYDTADTIPEELRSHPFLHPVLEALPRVALRLGRLQIRTSAAQYFSGTLPHPHGTAILVETDPEIRIGFVASDSLINRLASEMLALDGDAITDSDREDALGEFVNILVGLAKAKIEGSGPRIEMGVPETLASPDAGFAFELQTSGGRAALILDIV; this is encoded by the coding sequence GTGTATTCGATTTTCTTCGGCGATTTCCTGCTCGAGGCAGGCGAGATCGACGAATGTCAGCTGTCCGAGGTTCTTGACTACCTCGCGGACGCGAACATTCCGGTCGGAAAACTCGCAATCCGAGGCGGTCTCCTGAATAAAGACCAGGTCGATCAAATTTGCAGCGCCCAACGCAGCCAGGACCTGGCCTTCGGAGAAATCGCCCAAGAACTGGGTCTGCTCAACGAAAAGCAGGTCACACAACTCCTGCACGAGCAGAGTGAGACGTTCCTGTACATCGGGGAAGCACTGGTGCAGCGCGGCGCAATTACTGAGGACCGGGCCAGCGTGATGTTGGATGTCTACAAACAACAGGCCGAAGCTCAATACGATACAGCCGACACGATTCCAGAAGAACTTCGCAGCCATCCATTCCTGCACCCGGTGCTCGAAGCACTTCCCCGAGTCGCACTGCGCTTGGGCCGTCTGCAGATTCGCACCTCAGCCGCACAGTACTTCTCGGGAACCCTCCCGCATCCACACGGAACCGCGATCCTGGTCGAAACTGACCCTGAGATTCGCATCGGCTTTGTCGCGAGTGACTCCCTCATCAACCGTCTCGCAAGCGAAATGCTCGCACTCGACGGCGACGCAATCACAGATTCAGATCGCGAAGATGCCCTCGGCGAGTTCGTAAACATCCTCGTGGGCCTCGCCAAAGCCAAAATAGAGGGCTCCGGCCCCCGAATCGAAATGGGCGTCCCAGAAACCTTGGCCAGCCCCGACGCGGGCTTCGCTTTCGAGCTGCAGACCAGCGGCGGTCGCGCAGCATTGATCCTCGACATCGTTTGA
- the hemJ gene encoding protoporphyrinogen oxidase HemJ, which translates to MYPWVKALHVMAVISWMAALLYLPRLFVNHCEAQPGSVTSEVFKGMERRLAQLIMTPAMIVSFVAGLTLLAINPALVRGSGFMAVKLVLVVVLAGVHVAMLRWLREFAEDRNTRPQRFYRIANEVPTVLMIAIVIMIVVRPF; encoded by the coding sequence ATCTACCCATGGGTCAAGGCGCTGCACGTGATGGCCGTGATCTCCTGGATGGCGGCGTTGCTGTATCTGCCGAGGCTCTTCGTGAACCATTGCGAGGCGCAGCCCGGGTCAGTCACGAGCGAAGTCTTCAAGGGTATGGAGCGACGACTCGCCCAGTTGATCATGACGCCGGCGATGATCGTGAGCTTCGTGGCGGGGCTGACCCTGCTCGCCATCAACCCCGCGCTGGTGCGCGGGAGCGGTTTTATGGCGGTGAAGCTGGTCCTGGTGGTCGTCCTGGCGGGGGTGCACGTCGCCATGCTGCGCTGGCTCCGGGAATTTGCCGAGGATCGCAACACCCGGCCCCAGCGCTTCTACCGTATCGCGAACGAAGTCCCGACCGTGTTGATGATCGCCATCGTCATCATGATTGTGGTGCGCCCGTTCTGA
- the purB gene encoding adenylosuccinate lyase — MDDLPLTSLTAISPIDGRYASKTADLRHIFSEYGLIRLRVKVEVQWLASLAAHPQITEVPALSKKAAKVLDAIASDFNSEDASRVKEIESTTNHDVKAVEYFLKERVADVKELDAISEFIHFALTSEDVNNLAHGLMLNEARKSALLPTMGEVIAAIRDLAVQHAEVPMLSRTHGQPASPTTLGKEMANFAFRLERQRSQVSSVELMGKSNGAIGNYNAHLAAYPDIDWAGHARQFVESLGLVWNPCTAQIEPHDYIAELGAAIGRFNTILIDFNRDVWGYISLGYFKQSAVPGEVGSSTMPHKVNPIDFENSEGNLGVANAVMDHLANKLPISRWQRDLSDSTVLRNLGTGIAHTIIAYQATLKGIGKLAVDPVALAEDLDKNWAVLAEPIQTVMRRYGVANPYEKLKELTRGESIDAETLAAFVDSLEIPEEAKARLRALRPGTYLGDAASQARKS, encoded by the coding sequence ATGGACGATCTCCCGCTTACATCACTGACTGCAATTTCGCCGATCGACGGCCGCTACGCGTCGAAGACCGCCGACTTGCGCCACATTTTCAGTGAGTACGGTCTGATCCGGCTGCGGGTAAAAGTGGAAGTGCAATGGCTCGCCTCCCTGGCCGCACATCCCCAGATCACCGAAGTTCCCGCACTGTCGAAGAAAGCCGCAAAAGTGCTCGACGCCATCGCCTCAGACTTCAACAGTGAGGACGCCTCGCGCGTCAAGGAAATTGAGAGCACGACCAATCACGACGTCAAAGCAGTGGAGTACTTCCTCAAAGAACGCGTGGCCGACGTAAAGGAACTCGATGCAATCAGCGAGTTCATTCACTTCGCGCTGACCTCGGAAGACGTCAACAACCTGGCCCACGGCCTGATGCTGAACGAGGCGCGGAAAAGCGCCCTGCTGCCCACAATGGGCGAAGTCATCGCGGCGATTCGCGATCTCGCGGTACAGCACGCCGAGGTCCCGATGCTCTCCCGCACCCACGGTCAGCCCGCCTCGCCGACCACCCTCGGCAAGGAAATGGCCAACTTCGCGTTTCGCCTCGAGCGGCAGCGAAGCCAGGTATCGAGCGTTGAACTCATGGGCAAGTCCAACGGCGCGATCGGAAACTACAACGCTCACCTCGCAGCCTATCCGGACATCGACTGGGCGGGTCACGCGCGTCAGTTCGTCGAGTCACTGGGACTCGTATGGAATCCCTGTACTGCGCAAATCGAACCCCACGACTACATCGCAGAACTGGGCGCGGCAATCGGTCGCTTCAACACGATTCTGATCGACTTCAATCGCGACGTCTGGGGCTACATCTCGCTCGGCTATTTCAAACAGAGCGCGGTCCCGGGCGAGGTGGGATCCTCGACGATGCCCCACAAGGTGAACCCCATCGACTTCGAAAACTCCGAGGGAAACCTCGGGGTGGCGAACGCTGTGATGGACCATCTCGCGAACAAGCTTCCGATTTCGCGCTGGCAGCGAGACTTGAGCGATTCGACGGTGCTGCGAAATCTCGGGACGGGAATTGCGCACACGATCATCGCCTACCAGGCAACACTGAAGGGCATCGGCAAGCTCGCAGTAGACCCGGTAGCACTGGCGGAGGACCTCGACAAGAACTGGGCCGTCCTGGCGGAACCCATTCAGACGGTGATGCGCAGATACGGCGTTGCGAATCCGTATGAAAAACTCAAAGAACTCACCCGGGGCGAATCGATCGACGCCGAAACCTTGGCAGCCTTCGTCGATTCGCTCGAAATCCCGGAAGAGGCCAAGGCAAGACTCCGTGCACTGCGCCCCGGGACATACCTTGGCGACGCTGCAAGTCAGGCCCGCAAGAGCTAG
- the purL gene encoding phosphoribosylformylglycinamidine synthase, translating to MLHLRGAPALSDARLRALEERIRSRIPALQGIAAEFVHFVDESETLSDAERKILDRLLEYGPKRAGESEAHEGQMLLVTPRVGTISPWSSKATEIAQICGLTRVRRLERGIAYWVSGALADGVKEIAPYLHDRMTQTVFRRPDEAEALFHHAEPTALRKVDLQSGGRDALVQADRELGLALAPDEIDYLVENFRALGRDPTDIELMMFAQANSEHCRHKIFNADYTLDGVDQERSLFQMIRNTHAMSPDGVLSAYSDNCAVVAGSEGGRFFPDPKTRIYRAQREQILILMKVETHNHPTAISPFPGAATGSGGEIRDEGATGRGAKPKAGLTGYSVSNLKLPGAVEPWERDYGKPDRIASALDIMLEGPVGGAAFNNEFGRPNISGYFRTFEAEVEGPAGLEVRGYHKPIMLAGGLGNIRVEHVDKLPIPAGAKIVVLGGPAMLIGLGGGAASSMASGSSHEDLDFASVQRDNPEMERRCQEVIDRCWAEGSDNPILSIHDVGAGGLSNALPELVHDGGCGARFELRRVPNAEPGMSPLELWCNESQERYVLAIAPERLNDFEALCVRERCPLAVVGEATDDGQLQVSDEHFENTPIDLPLEVLLGKPPRMHRTATRIAVPHTPLDLASIDLDEAARRVLRLPTVGDKTFLVTIGDRTVGGLICRDQMVGPWQVPVADAGVTASSFDGIAGEAIAIGERTPVALLDAAASARMAVGEAITNIASASIDTISDIKLSANWMAAAGHPGEDANLYDAVSAVGMDLCPALGIAVPVGKDSMSMKSVWNEAGSQRSVTAPMSVIISAFARVGDIRKSLTPQLQSNLGDSVLVLIDLGAGKNRLGASALAQVYGKLGVEAPDVDDPAVLLGFFQAVQSLNAAGKLLAYHDRSDGGLFATLCEMSFAGGCGLAIDLGDLVADSEPETVLAALFSEELGAVIQISSRDRDAVFEELDRFGLAQCSHLIGSPASHDRVEIKLAGTDLYARSRFDLRGDWSSVTHQMQHLRDDAESADEEHASRSEPSNPGLRAVVPFDANLDVAAPFIARNVRPRLAVLREQGVNGQIEMAAAFDRAGFECVDVHMSDIQDGTVTLDSFLGLVACGGFSYGDVLGAGEGWAKSILFNDRARDQFASYFSRSDSFALGVCNGCQALSNLRDLIPGATNWPHFVRNRSEQFESRLAMVKIEPNPSILLRDMVGAELPIAVAHGEGRAEFAPGSLEQANASQLIAGRFVNGRGDTASRYPENPNGSPEGITALTTPDGRVTIMMPHPERVFRTVQYSWHPSDWSEDAPWMRLFRNARLFVG from the coding sequence ATGCTCCATCTGCGCGGTGCCCCCGCTCTTTCTGACGCCCGCCTGCGCGCACTCGAAGAGCGAATCCGCAGCCGTATTCCCGCCCTGCAAGGCATCGCCGCCGAATTCGTTCACTTCGTAGATGAAAGCGAAACCCTGAGCGACGCGGAGCGAAAGATCCTCGACCGGCTGCTCGAATACGGCCCAAAACGGGCAGGCGAGTCGGAAGCTCACGAGGGCCAAATGCTGCTGGTCACCCCGAGGGTTGGGACGATCTCTCCCTGGTCTTCGAAAGCCACCGAAATCGCCCAGATCTGTGGGCTCACACGGGTGCGGCGACTCGAACGAGGCATCGCGTATTGGGTGTCGGGAGCGCTCGCCGACGGCGTGAAAGAGATCGCCCCTTACTTGCACGACCGCATGACCCAGACGGTCTTCAGGCGCCCGGACGAGGCGGAGGCGCTGTTCCACCACGCTGAGCCCACGGCACTGCGAAAGGTCGATCTGCAGAGCGGTGGCCGCGACGCGCTGGTGCAGGCGGACCGGGAATTGGGCCTCGCCCTGGCGCCCGACGAGATCGACTACCTGGTCGAAAACTTCCGCGCGCTGGGACGCGACCCGACTGACATCGAGTTGATGATGTTTGCCCAGGCAAACTCGGAGCACTGCCGTCACAAGATTTTCAACGCCGACTACACCCTGGACGGGGTCGACCAGGAACGCTCGCTGTTCCAGATGATTCGCAACACCCACGCCATGTCTCCCGACGGTGTGCTCTCTGCCTATTCGGATAACTGTGCCGTGGTCGCTGGAAGCGAGGGCGGTCGTTTCTTCCCCGATCCGAAGACTCGGATCTATCGGGCGCAGCGCGAACAAATTCTGATCCTCATGAAAGTAGAAACGCATAATCATCCGACCGCGATCTCTCCCTTTCCAGGCGCCGCTACCGGTTCCGGCGGCGAGATTCGCGACGAGGGTGCGACCGGTCGGGGCGCAAAACCCAAGGCCGGGCTCACGGGCTACTCGGTATCGAACCTCAAGCTCCCGGGTGCCGTAGAACCCTGGGAACGGGATTACGGCAAACCGGATCGCATCGCCTCCGCCCTGGACATCATGCTCGAGGGACCGGTCGGAGGTGCGGCGTTCAACAATGAATTTGGCCGCCCGAACATCTCGGGATACTTCCGCACCTTCGAAGCAGAAGTCGAAGGGCCAGCAGGGCTCGAAGTCCGCGGCTATCACAAGCCCATCATGCTCGCGGGGGGCCTGGGAAACATTCGAGTCGAACATGTAGACAAACTCCCGATCCCGGCCGGCGCAAAAATCGTGGTGTTGGGCGGACCGGCGATGTTGATCGGCCTCGGCGGCGGGGCTGCCTCGTCGATGGCTTCGGGCTCGAGTCACGAAGATCTGGACTTTGCCTCGGTGCAGCGCGACAACCCGGAGATGGAACGCCGCTGTCAGGAGGTGATCGACCGCTGCTGGGCAGAGGGCAGCGACAATCCGATTCTCTCGATTCACGACGTCGGCGCCGGAGGGCTCTCCAACGCGCTACCGGAGCTGGTCCACGACGGCGGCTGTGGCGCCCGCTTTGAGTTGCGTAGGGTGCCCAACGCCGAACCCGGTATGAGCCCACTCGAACTCTGGTGCAATGAGAGCCAGGAACGATATGTGTTGGCGATCGCGCCCGAACGCCTGAACGACTTCGAAGCGTTGTGCGTCCGCGAGCGCTGCCCGCTTGCGGTGGTGGGCGAAGCGACCGACGACGGACAGCTGCAGGTCAGCGACGAGCACTTCGAGAACACTCCGATCGATCTTCCTCTCGAGGTCCTGCTCGGCAAGCCGCCGCGCATGCACCGCACCGCGACCCGGATCGCAGTACCTCACACGCCGCTCGATCTCGCCAGCATCGATCTCGACGAAGCCGCAAGGCGGGTACTGCGCCTGCCGACGGTGGGGGACAAGACCTTTCTCGTCACGATCGGAGACCGCACGGTCGGCGGTCTGATCTGCCGCGATCAAATGGTTGGCCCATGGCAGGTTCCGGTCGCCGACGCAGGAGTCACAGCGAGCAGCTTCGATGGCATTGCCGGCGAGGCCATCGCGATCGGCGAGCGCACACCGGTGGCGCTACTGGACGCAGCGGCATCGGCGCGCATGGCCGTCGGCGAAGCGATTACCAACATCGCCAGTGCTTCGATCGACACCATCTCCGACATCAAGCTTTCCGCCAATTGGATGGCTGCGGCAGGTCATCCCGGCGAAGACGCGAACCTCTACGATGCGGTCAGCGCCGTGGGCATGGATCTCTGTCCCGCCCTCGGCATTGCGGTGCCGGTGGGCAAGGATTCGATGTCGATGAAGAGCGTCTGGAATGAAGCGGGAAGCCAGCGCAGCGTGACCGCACCCATGAGCGTAATCATCAGTGCGTTCGCACGGGTCGGCGACATCCGCAAATCCCTGACTCCACAACTGCAGAGCAACCTCGGCGATAGCGTGCTGGTGTTGATCGATCTCGGGGCCGGCAAGAACCGACTGGGGGCCTCGGCCCTGGCACAGGTCTACGGAAAACTTGGGGTCGAAGCACCCGACGTCGACGATCCCGCAGTTCTGCTCGGCTTCTTTCAGGCGGTTCAGTCCCTGAACGCCGCGGGAAAGTTGCTCGCATACCACGACCGTTCCGACGGTGGCCTGTTTGCAACCCTGTGCGAGATGTCGTTCGCCGGGGGCTGCGGGCTCGCAATCGACCTCGGCGACCTGGTCGCCGATAGCGAACCCGAAACGGTTTTGGCCGCACTGTTCAGTGAAGAGTTGGGCGCCGTGATCCAGATCTCCAGCCGAGATCGGGACGCGGTCTTCGAGGAACTGGATCGCTTCGGTCTCGCCCAGTGCAGCCACTTGATCGGCAGTCCGGCGAGTCACGATCGGGTTGAAATCAAACTGGCGGGGACCGATCTCTACGCGCGATCCCGCTTCGACCTGCGCGGCGACTGGTCTTCAGTCACTCACCAGATGCAGCATCTCCGGGACGATGCCGAGTCGGCCGACGAAGAACATGCGAGCCGCAGCGAGCCGAGCAATCCGGGGCTTCGTGCGGTCGTCCCGTTCGATGCGAACCTGGACGTCGCCGCGCCTTTCATTGCGCGAAATGTTCGCCCTCGCCTGGCGGTGCTGCGCGAGCAAGGGGTCAACGGACAGATCGAAATGGCCGCGGCCTTCGATCGCGCGGGCTTCGAATGCGTAGACGTCCACATGAGCGACATCCAGGACGGCACGGTCACCCTCGACAGTTTCCTCGGACTGGTGGCGTGCGGCGGCTTTTCCTACGGCGACGTGCTCGGCGCGGGAGAGGGCTGGGCCAAGTCGATCCTGTTCAACGATCGCGCACGAGATCAGTTTGCCAGCTACTTCTCGCGCAGTGACAGCTTTGCCCTCGGAGTCTGCAACGGCTGTCAGGCGCTCTCGAACCTGCGAGACCTGATCCCCGGCGCGACGAACTGGCCTCACTTCGTTCGCAACCGGTCGGAACAGTTCGAGTCGCGACTGGCCATGGTGAAGATCGAACCGAACCCCTCGATCCTGTTGCGCGACATGGTCGGGGCAGAGCTGCCGATCGCCGTAGCCCACGGCGAGGGACGCGCCGAATTCGCCCCTGGAAGCCTCGAGCAGGCAAATGCGTCGCAACTCATCGCGGGACGCTTCGTCAACGGCCGGGGCGACACGGCCAGCCGTTACCCCGAAAACCCAAATGGCTCGCCTGAGGGCATCACAGCGCTCACCACCCCTGACGGTCGCGTTACGATCATGATGCCCCACCCCGAGCGCGTCTTTCGCACAGTGCAGTACTCTTGGCATCCGAGCGACTGGAGTGAAGATGCTCCGTGGATGCGATTGTTTCGCAATGCTCGGCTCTTTGTCGGCTGA